The following proteins are encoded in a genomic region of Arachis ipaensis cultivar K30076 chromosome B02, Araip1.1, whole genome shotgun sequence:
- the LOC107627338 gene encoding uncharacterized protein LOC107627338 yields the protein MSPYQLVYAKTCHLPVELEHRTFWALKVLNFDNHAVGERRKLQLNELEEFRIQAYDNARIYKEKTKKLYDQRLAQRNFAERQRVLLYNSRLKFFPEKLKSRWLGLFTITKVSPYGHVEIMEEKSQRTFTVNAHRLKHYLGEQLKEHMVNYNLS from the coding sequence ATGTCTCCATATCAATTGGTGTATGCAAAGACTTGTCATCTGCCTGTAGAACTTGAGCATAGAACATTTTGGGCTCTTAAAGTGCTGAATTTTGACAATCATGCTGTGGGTGAAAGGAGGAAGCTACAGCTAAATGAACTGGAAGAATTTAGGATTCAAGCCTATGACAATGCAAGGATCTATAAAGAGAAGACAAAAAAATTGTATGATCAAAGGCTAGCACAAAGAAACTTTGCAGAACGACAAagagtcctcctctacaactccaggCTCAAATTCTTCCCAGAAAAACTGAAATCAAGATGGTTAGGACTATTCACAATCACTAAAgtttcaccatatggtcatgtagaAATCATGGAGGAGAAATCACAAAGGACCTTCACTGTTAATGCTCACAGGCTCAAGCATTACCTAGGAGAGCAATTGAAGGAGCATATGGTGAACTACAACCTCAGCTAA